The Mobula hypostoma chromosome 24, sMobHyp1.1, whole genome shotgun sequence genomic sequence TCATCCTCTCTGATTTGActtgacacaaacgatgcatttcactctatgttttgatgtatatgtgacagatAAAACTAACCTTTAATCTCAGTAACAGTGAGTTACAGAGTCCTGCTCATTATCTGTGCGTTTCTGACTCAGGGGTGaatgggtaatgatgagtttgaggaaTTCCAGCTGGTTTCTCCCTGTCACATCTATTGGAGGCTGTGTTGAATTCTCTTATTACTTCTTGTCCTACTGCTGCCGTTAGAACTTGGAATATTTTCCCATAGGCTATTTGCTTTGTCCTCAGAAATTTATCACAAATGTGAATCATAAAAATAGACCTGTTGCCCCCAGCAGCCCACCCCGACTCCATTGCCAGTGATTTTGCTCTGCACCAGCCACCTCCATCTCCTGTTCATCTCCCTTCATCACCGTCCATTTCATTCTGCCTCGTGAGATCATCCAGCTTCCTCTTAACCGCTCCCTGTGGGAGCGTGTTCCACATTCTCGTAGATCTCTGGGGAAAGTATTCTCTCCTGAATTCCCCTTTGAATTTATCACTGTCTCACATTGTTAGGGATTTGTTTTGGTCTCTGCTATAACCGACAGTGAGATATCATCTCTCTATCTAGTCCGTTGGAAATAATTTAAAAGATCCCTGACAGTCATCATTAGACTGTTCCAGATTATAGTTCTGGGTTGGGGGGGGTGCGAgttctctccctccccattcaGGTCGTATATCAGAAGCATTGCATATGCAGTGCTTCCAGCTttgtcaaagacccctcccatcctttccaAAATCTCTTTGTTGCTGTTTCACATATTTTTATAtaactgcttgttttattataatagtgccaGTAGCGTTATTCTGTCTTATATAATCATGCGCCtcgcactttatgtcaacctgtcaatctttcagccttgccactcagggacttgtgctgatattattttgtgactgttatGTGTTGGATCGTTACTGtacatgctgtgtgtgactgtatgtactgtgtttttcaccttggccccagaggaatgatgtttcgTTCAGCTGGATACTGCacgtgtgtatggttgaatgaccataagtttgaacttgaactttggttTAACCTTTACATATTTGCGCCTAACATTCATGTTTTGAAAGAAATGAAGGGTGGCACAGTGGGTAACGATAAATTGCAGGAACCTTGAATAATTTCTCTGTCACAGACATGGGTTGGAGTCTGTACTGATTTCTGTTTCCTCTTGCCCTGCTGCTACTTTCAGAGTTCCAGCGGCCTGTGTATGATCCAGACCtttggtactgtctgtgtggagttcgcttGTTCTCCTGGGTGGGTTCCTGCCAAACTCCTCCTCCATCCCAAAGACCTACAAGTTAGGACGTTAATTTGCCATTGTAGCCTAACCCTAGTGCAGGCAGGTGGTGGAAATTTCAGGATAGAGTTGACGggtatgtgagagagaataaaGTTATAGGGAAGTAATGTACGAGTGGctagtggcgtagtggcatctgcaccagacctcgaggtgagtggtccccggttcgaatccggccggctccttgcacgctgggttgagcgtcgagctagcaactcagcctcgtttttaaaaaaaaacaacaaatgctaaagaaacagcaaggttgccggCCGATGTGCTGcaaggcatggaaaggaacaacaaaatAATGTAAGGCTAAAGGATTAACAGGATTGTTCTGAGAGCTGGCATTGACTCAATGGTCTGAATAGTCACCTCTTATCAAATGTTAAGTGAATATCTCAAGTTGGGCTGGAAATGAAAGGGAAGGCAGTTCTCCTTTGTGGTTATGCAGAACCCACCTGCAGGTTCTGGACATAGTACCCTAGAAAGGAGACTTTGGTCTTGGCAGAGCACAGCTGCGCCAAACTAGGGAAAGAGGCTATCAcaattaaaatgtaaaagcttGTGGATGATAACAGACCCATCATTGGCAGGGTAGCACAGGCCACCACTAAGGTCGATTAAGAAAGCATGTCGATCTTCTGGAATGCAGATGTTTCCCGAACCTTTCAGTAGGCTGCGCCACACCAACATTTTGCTCCTTGTACGCTAATGGGCTttgccagccaattttcttaatcattccggaacctgggtctttaAGAAGCGGTGAATCCAAGAGGCGAGTCTCATGTTACGTCCAGTCTTTTGTGCAACTGAATCTTTCCCTTCATGAATATACAATGCATTCTCCAACATGCCCTCTCCATGTTCCCTCTTCACCAAATTAAAAAGCTGCAATCCAACCCAGACTGGGCACTCTGCCCTTCCCGAGTCATCATTGGGCACCACTTCCTTGCTGCTTGCTTCCTTCTCCTTCCTTGATCTGCACTACCCCTTCCCCAGTTTAACATGTGCTTTAGAAATGTCTATCCTTTTACTTTTATTTAAATGTGAATCTACATTTTTAATGGGTCTTTCTCATCCCCAGAGATGCTAGTGAGGTATTTAGAAGCGCAGTCATCAACGTAATGTGGGAAATCTGATATTCTACCATCAGTAATATGAAATAAACTGTTAATCTGGTGGAAAAGTAAATATTGTCCAGGTCTGTGGGGCGAAGAATTATTAGCATGTACTACTTTAAAGGGAAACCCTTGACTTAGCGTTTCATTCGAGACACTGCCCCTCCAACAGTGTTACATTAGTCTGATTATATCTTCCTTCTCTGATGAAAATTTGATCACACTGAGGCAAGAGTGTTGCCCACTGAGCCAAGGTGACACTGGCACAGTGCACCACACATGGTCTGTTTGGcccacagcatccacaccaaacaccaagcaccaagcaccaaGCCCCTGTTGTTATGCTAATCACACTCTGGCCCATTTAATCTCACCACATTCCCATCAAACCGCACCCCCCCCCTTAGATTCTACCACTCTGCTATATACTGCAGGTAATTTACAACGCTCAATTAACTTATCTAcccatacatttttggaatgaaGGAAGAAACTCTGGCATTCCTAGAAACCAATTTGGttacaataggtttcaataggtacatttgatgtcagagaaatgtatacaatatgcatcctgaagttcttttctttgtaaacatccacaaaaactgaggagtgctccaaagaatgaatgacagttaaatgttagaaccccagagaccccccaactccccccccccagcataagtagcagcaaagcaatgactcccccccaccccctaccaGTAAAGAAGCGTcggcaccccccaccgagcacgcAAGCATGCAGCAGCATCAAtagagacacagacttgcagtaccccaaagactactcgttcacccagtaattcgacataccacaggctctccctgTCCCTAATGAGGTAAAaagtgtccccgtttcacagagggaatgtgCAAATTCCGCATCAGGTCTGGATTGAATGCAAGTTGGATGAGCAACGAGGCAGAAATTCTAGCTGACAGACTATTCAACCCTTAAGATGGAAAATGTCTCCTGATTAATTAGCTACTCTTTTCAGACTGAAGTTAAGGCTCACAAAATACACTGCAGGAACTGAATCCTCAGCTCACCATGTCTGTATCAACGACGATGCCAATCTTACAAGTCCTATCTCCCTGCACATAGTCTACGTCCTTCCATTCCTTGTCTGTTCATGTGTCACCTGGGAGAGTTCAATGGACTCTGTACCACTGAAGTCTGGGGGATGTTTCGAGATGCACTGcaggggagcttcactctctctAACCTCTGCTCTCCCTATCCTGGTGGAGATTGATGCTAGCTGGCAGCTGGAATGGGAAGTATTCCCTTCCATATCCAAGTATCTCTCATCTTTTTATGTATAGCAAATCTATGGTGCTAAGCCTAATGGCGCTTTCGTCTAAGAGAAGCCTTTGTGTACTTGTTCCCTTTGGTTCTTTTGAATTTCCAAAGGACTTATCAACATCTGTCTAATATTAGTGTGTCTAATTTTAGTTTTAAACCCTAATGCCTTATTgttgtttttttcccctcctgaCTTTCTCGCTCAGTGTTTGGAGTTTTAACTCCAAGTCACTTGGGGCATGAGGTTGTGCTTTCTTTGGTCCATTTTTGTCTGTTACGGTGCAGCCCGTGTTGCCCAGTTGGAGTTTTGACCTTTTCCCCTTTTGGCCTTCAGGTTGAAAAAGAGAGGAAACGTATGGAAGTTCTGGAGCGGAAGAAAGAAATCCAACGGCTCCTGGACGAAGAGGGAAGCAGTGTGAAACCAAAAGCCAGCAAGTCGCCAACACCGGCCAAGATAACCCGAGCTCAGATTGAGGCAACCGTTAAAAAGGAGAATGTTCGGCAAGCTACAGAGGAAGTCAAAGGTATCTTGATGCTCTCTTAAGCGATTTGTTTAGCATCAGCTTCCTTGGCAGTTCTGTTATGTTATTGagcctaatcagaatcaggtttcatatcaccggcatgtcatgaaatttgttaacgttgcggcagcagtacaatgcaatacaggatAATAGGAGAAAAAcctgaattttatatataattattatttttaaatcgttaaataagtagtgcaaaacaaaaagaaataaaattccaagtagtgaggtagtgtttttgGGTTTAATGTCCATGCACAACTCTGACGGCAGagaggcagaagctgttcctgaatcgttgagtgcatgccttcaggcttctgtaccttctacctgatggtagcaatgagaagagggcatgtcctggctggtggcAGTCCTTAATGATCGacgtcgcctttttgaggcactgctccttggagATATCCTGAAcactacagaggctggtgcccatgatggaactgactaattttacaactctctgcagcttattccgatcctgtgcagtagctccctcgtaccaggcagtgatgcagccagttagaacgctctccccGGTATATCTGTGAAAACTTGCAAGTATTTTTGGTGGCATGCCAAatcatctcaaactcctaatgaaatacagcaggtgtcttgccatctttatagctgcattgatatgttgcatccaggttaggtcacTTCCATGGGCCGTTGAGAAAGCAACTCGTGCGTGCAGCAGCTCTGGTTGAGCCTTATTGCCAGGAAGTGCTGTTTTGTAAATTTTCCGCTTGTAGGGTCAACACAAGGCAATAATTTCCATATTTCCAGAACCATGACAAGAAAGCAGTCCCTGGGTTCCTTGGCTAAGTTTTTAGCCCTTGCTGGAAAAAAAACCATACAAAATGATGTGAAGAACCCAATTTCAGGGGAAGAGTAGAAAAGGGTGCTTTATTCTGCATCCAGCCTATGCTGTGACTTCCTGGGATTGTTCATGGGACAGAGTATTTTTCATTGTTCACCTTCTGCACTAATGTAGCACTTTCATGCAAGGAAATATGGGTTTTTGGCTCCCTTTTTTTTGAAAAGAACGGTTTGACCACGGGCTCCTGTTGTTGAACTGCTGTGATTGTGAATTGCAGAGAAACAGATGAGCCACCTGGAGGTGCCGTTGGAGGAAAATGTTAACCGCATTATACCCAATGAGGATGACGTTGATGCCAGGACCATTGAAGATGCCATTGCTGCCCTGAGGTGAGGGGGTTAATGCCTGCCCACGTGCAGTTGTGTTAGCTCAGGTTTTCCGGGAGCAGAGTAAGGGaggaaatttatttagccatttGAAAATGAGCGGGAGCTTTGCAGCCCTTCAGGGTGGCCAGGCTTTGCATGTATTGGAATGCGACAAAGCCACTGTCCCTTTCCAAATCCATCAGCCTGGTCCTGCCTTTGGATCATCAAGTTCCTAAGGTGACTGAGAAGTAAAAGATGAGTTGTGATTTGACTGAAAGGTTGAGTAGGCACTCTTACTGCTTCCATTTCATAGGTTCCTGTGTTCTCATCTCACCTTAACTCCAGTCCCAACTCTCCTGTTATTCTCCACAGCTCCAACTCCAGCGTTGAAAGGTTTGTGTCTCTTCTTTTCACAACTCAGCCACTAAATGTTTAACCACTGACTTTACTAAACTGGCCAGTTTTGCAAAGATGTGATTGTCCTCACTCTTTGACCTCCTCTGGTAGTGTCTGTGTCCCTATTTCCCTTTTAATTGGTCACTCCCCCGGAGAGTGTACTGTGTGCTAAATCCCTTCCTGCCTTGCACTCATCAGAAGTTTAAATATTCACAGCCCACGGATGTCAAGCAATTTCAGTATTGAGCAGGTGAGGCGTGGATAGtggcggggagggtggggggaagaagTTTGTACTCCACTGCATTGTATACCCAGGGAATCATGACAGAGCCAGCACTGGAACTCCTACTGTGTCAAATTGACCAGAATTTCAGATGACTAACAGCTAATCTCCCATTTCTCATAGAATCATTACAGACACTGTTATATGCATCAGCCAAATTAGTGAGGCTGATTTGACTCTTGCGCTGCTATGTCTTGTTTATCTGTATTATTTATCTCTCAACATACAAAAATCCCAGTGCTCTCTCCAATTCTCCAATGTAATTTTCAATTTCTGCTTAAGATCTGTCACTTTAGTAAATGGAATGTTGAAAATTCATTAGGTAGCGATGGAACTATCTGCATTAGTGCTCGAAGTAATCCAATTGCCATCACAGCCAGTGACAGTCCAACTCTACCCTAGTGAAGACCTGTCCCAAATAGAGCACCACAGTGTTGACAATGACAGGCCTGTctcaaagggtttcggcccaaaatttcaactgtacttttttccatggatgctgcctggtctgctgagttcctccagcattttgtgtgtgtgtgttgctcagatttccagcatctgcaaatgttCTCTTGTaagtgttacacagtgactgaCCAATCCACACATCACTATTTCTGAGTTCTTGTGGCCCGTTGCCATTTGTTGATGCACATGACACAAAATTTTGAAGTACCAAAGCCCGTAGTCTTGCCAATTCTGTGAAAGAATATTTTTATTAACCCCACTCTTGCCCTGTATCACTCCACATTTCTAATTTATAaattagatgctggaaatcttgagcaacacacgggAGGAACTTGGGTCTTCATTGGATCTTGGCcagagatgttgactgtttattctccatagAAGCACTTGTGTATGTGCAATTACTCACTCAGCTCCCTCTCGGTCCCTCACACACGCCCTCACAGCTGTGCACAGGCTCGGAGAGAAGTGCTCGGTATTTATTGTTTGTGCTCTGCTTCCAGCACCACCGAGCCTGTGGACCACCACCCGGAACGACGGTTGCGGGCTGCCTACACTGCCTTTGAGGATGCCAACATGCCACGGTTGAAGAAAGAGAATCCCAACATGCGCTTGTCTCAGCTCAAGCAGATGCTGAAGAAAGAGTGGATGAAATCGCCGGACAATCCCATGAACCAGCTGCATGCGGCCTACAACACCAAGAATGAGCGAGCAACTCCAAGAGGAAACCGCCTTGCCTGAGTTTCAGAGTCATTGTGAACTTTGACCCCGTAGCGTGAATGTGATTTCAATTTGGCATCCCCATTTAATAACCTAAACagcataaaataaaacaaaatgactTGCCCCATGCCAGAAAATGTGGAGTGTCGCACAGTGGACAATTTATCTCTATCCTATCAATTTTCCAGTCAGAAATCCGCTCCTGTGAGGTGTTGAGCAGTACTGGCAGCAGCTGTTCCTCCCAACCCTCCATCCCACTCCGATCAATGTCAGCCCCTATGCTGCGGCACGACTTCCCTTGGCAAGTTATTGAACTCATCACTGAGAGCTTGGATGAAGTGTAAGGGAGGGTGATTTTGATTGATGTGTAAGTTAGAAGGTTGAGTGATCTAATCTATATCAGGGTTTCCATGATCAGGAATGTTCctttatttatttctctgtttAAAGATAAACTGGGAAAATCCTGAAAGGAGACATGGAGTGTTGTAGGAGGAGAAAACTCGGTCACTGTAAGATCGCTATTCGGCATCAGCACCTCATCGGGTTGGGAGCTGCAGGAATCAGTACAATCTGGAGCTGTTGGGGTTGTTTTGTGTCAGGAATCTATGGAGCCGGGTGTTGGTTTGCAATGGTATATTAATGAAGGTCAAAGGCCAGGGAGTTACGATAAGGAGAGATCAGGGatgagaagggaaggaggtgattgCTCATAGCAACCCTAACcttttttaattttaatatttggTTTTATTTGAAGTGTTTGGTCAAGTGTGCCGTCAGTTCTGAGCTTTGGGTGAGAAAGAAGCAATGGAATCTCGTGCTGAAGCTTCAGTGAGCTCTTTGAATGAATTTTGAATGAAGCATTAGCAATTCCTTCATGGGTATTGAGGCTCCCATCCCTGTTTCTTGCTCAAAAGGAGAAGGAAATCAGTATGTTTAGTGGGAATTGAAGTCTTCCATTGTAGGTTGTGTTTGAAGAAATACTGGGTAATGTGAGTGAGGATTTTTACTTCTGATATTTTCACATTGCTAAGAACTTAGCAGCAAGCCACAACAGTCTGCCGTCAAGAGGGTGGCAGTGAATGGCCTCTTCCTCCTCATCTTGATTCTACACACTCTCGATCTAATCTATGTCTGACAGTACAAGTGGTCAAATCTGTTCAGACTGCTGTCCTTTGTACCCATTTCACTGCTGCCTGTGGGCCACTCCTTCCACACGGTTTTACTGTACAGTTTTGGAAATCAGAGACTTCGATCAGCAACCACCTGCCGACCAATTGGATTTTTCTCTCCTATTTTAATCCCCAAAGATGCCAGAACTTGTGATGCTGAGTTAAACTTTTGTTAAAAGAAAAAGTGATTGAGTTGTGGCATCATGAAACCATGCTCTTTCCTACAGCTGTTGGTGAGTAACCAGCTCACAACTTCACCAGTCTTGCTAAAATCTGAAATGGAACCCATTTGggaagaaagtggtaaatgaattTTTCCACATCATGAGATATCCCTGAACATTGCAGGAGGAAGGATATTgcagagtttggagaaagtgtaaTATGAATGGGTTCCTCAGTTAAATTAAATACTAAATGAAACCATTTGACCTTTGTGTGTGATTGGGCTATATTGTAAGATTTCAAATAAAGAAACACTTAATATCAAACTCAAACAAAAT encodes the following:
- the ccdc124 gene encoding coiled-coil domain-containing protein 124; its protein translation is MPKKFQGENSKSAAARARKAELKAAADAKLQRELEDAYWKDDDKHVMRKEQRKVEKERKRMEVLERKKEIQRLLDEEGSSVKPKASKSPTPAKITRAQIEATVKKENVRQATEEVKEKQMSHLEVPLEENVNRIIPNEDDVDARTIEDAIAALSTTEPVDHHPERRLRAAYTAFEDANMPRLKKENPNMRLSQLKQMLKKEWMKSPDNPMNQLHAAYNTKNERATPRGNRLA